The following are from one region of the Simiduia agarivorans SA1 = DSM 21679 genome:
- a CDS encoding PilZ domain-containing protein encodes MAERRRFFRINDKVGVAYRVLTEEEANSRTERDAEPVDTLSLLSRYENTITQLLPGIQSESMRELFGALNNKINCIIAQLELDSRLVREIAHRVREVNISACGMAFIVDEQIPAGKILSLDLILRPEGRHIATYGQVLDCEAGDKGFYLRINFMALSAMDQESLIQHIVKRQGSLLREQRQLDDQAEVSELQAALRQGPK; translated from the coding sequence ATGGCTGAGCGACGCCGCTTTTTCCGGATTAACGACAAGGTGGGGGTGGCCTACCGCGTACTCACCGAGGAGGAGGCCAACAGCCGGACCGAGCGGGATGCGGAACCGGTGGACACCCTGAGCCTGTTGTCGCGCTACGAGAACACCATTACCCAGTTGCTGCCGGGCATACAGTCAGAATCCATGCGTGAGCTTTTCGGTGCGCTCAACAACAAGATCAATTGCATCATTGCGCAGTTGGAACTCGATAGCCGTCTGGTGCGCGAAATCGCGCACAGGGTGCGCGAGGTCAATATTTCTGCCTGTGGCATGGCGTTTATTGTGGACGAGCAGATTCCGGCGGGAAAAATCCTGAGCCTGGACCTGATCCTGCGGCCAGAAGGTCGTCATATCGCCACTTACGGGCAGGTGCTGGATTGCGAAGCGGGTGATAAGGGATTCTATCTGCGCATCAATTTTATGGCGCTGTCGGCCATGGATCAGGAAAGCCTGATCCAGCATATCGTCAAACGCCAGGGCAGCTTGCTGAGAGAGCAGCGCCAGCTGGATGATCAGGCGGAGGTCAGTGAGCTGCAGGCTGCGTTGCGTCAGGGACCCAAGTAA
- the tsaD gene encoding tRNA (adenosine(37)-N6)-threonylcarbamoyltransferase complex transferase subunit TsaD: MRVLGIETSCDETGIALYDTDKGLLADALYSQIDLHSEYGGVVPELASRDHVQKTLPLIQQVLDEAGLDKQDLDAVAYTAGPGLIGALMVGAGIGRSLAYALNIPAVGVHHMEGHLLAPMLEDNPPAFPFIALLVSGGHTQLVRVDGIGRYKLLGESLDDAAGEAFDKAAKMMDLDYPGGPHIARLAEKGTPGRFTFPRPMTDRPGLDFSFSGLKTFTLNTVTEHAQANGLPDDQTCADIAFAFQEAVVGTLVIKCRRALKQEGLKRLIIAGGVSANKALREKLEAELAKMGAGVFYARPRFCTDNGAMIAYAGAQRLLAGQTEPLPIAVTPRWPMESLPPLDNAHD; encoded by the coding sequence ATGCGCGTACTTGGCATTGAAACCTCCTGCGACGAGACCGGTATCGCCCTTTACGATACCGACAAAGGCCTGTTGGCTGACGCTCTTTACAGCCAGATTGATCTGCACAGCGAATACGGCGGCGTGGTGCCGGAACTGGCCTCGCGCGACCATGTGCAGAAAACCCTGCCACTGATCCAGCAGGTATTGGATGAAGCGGGTCTTGATAAGCAAGACCTGGACGCCGTCGCCTACACCGCCGGGCCCGGCCTGATTGGCGCGTTGATGGTCGGCGCCGGCATCGGCCGCTCGCTGGCCTACGCTCTGAATATTCCCGCCGTGGGTGTGCACCACATGGAAGGCCACTTGCTGGCACCCATGCTGGAAGACAATCCGCCCGCCTTCCCGTTTATCGCCCTGCTGGTCTCTGGTGGGCACACCCAGCTGGTGCGGGTAGATGGCATCGGCCGCTACAAGCTGCTGGGCGAATCACTGGACGACGCCGCCGGCGAAGCCTTCGATAAGGCCGCCAAAATGATGGATCTGGACTACCCGGGCGGCCCACACATCGCGCGTCTTGCCGAAAAGGGCACGCCCGGCCGCTTTACCTTTCCTCGCCCCATGACCGACCGGCCCGGGCTGGATTTCAGTTTTTCCGGGCTCAAGACCTTCACCCTCAATACGGTGACCGAGCACGCCCAGGCCAACGGTCTGCCCGACGACCAGACCTGCGCCGATATCGCCTTTGCCTTTCAGGAAGCCGTGGTTGGGACCTTGGTGATCAAATGCCGGCGCGCGCTCAAGCAAGAGGGCCTCAAGCGCCTGATCATCGCCGGTGGTGTGTCGGCCAACAAAGCCCTGCGGGAAAAACTGGAAGCGGAGTTGGCAAAAATGGGGGCGGGCGTGTTTTATGCGCGGCCCCGCTTCTGTACCGACAACGGCGCCATGATCGCCTACGCCGGTGCCCAGCGCCTGCTGGCGGGGCAGACCGAACCACTGCCCATTGCCGTCACCCCGCGCTGGCCCATGGAAAGCCTGCCGCCCTTGGACAATGCCCATGACTGA
- a CDS encoding GatB/YqeY domain-containing protein has product MSTELRNRISDAMKDAMKARAKERLAAIRLIQAEFKRIEVDERIEVSDERALAVLDKMLKQRKDSVSQFEAAGRTDLAEVEKAEMAVIQEFLPAALGADELDAIIAAAIAESGASSMREMGAAMALIKPQVAGRADMGEVSKLLKAKLG; this is encoded by the coding sequence ATGAGCACCGAACTCAGAAACCGCATCAGCGATGCCATGAAAGACGCCATGAAAGCCCGCGCCAAAGAGCGCCTGGCCGCCATCCGGCTGATTCAGGCCGAGTTCAAGCGCATTGAGGTGGACGAGCGCATTGAAGTGAGTGATGAGCGCGCCCTGGCGGTGCTCGACAAGATGCTCAAGCAGCGCAAAGACTCCGTCAGCCAGTTTGAGGCCGCCGGCCGCACCGATCTGGCCGAGGTGGAGAAAGCCGAAATGGCGGTGATTCAGGAATTCCTGCCCGCGGCACTCGGCGCCGACGAGCTGGATGCCATCATCGCCGCCGCCATTGCGGAATCCGGCGCCAGCTCCATGCGTGAAATGGGTGCCGCCATGGCGCTGATCAAGCCGCAGGTGGCGGGTCGCGCCGACATGGGTGAAGTGAGCAAGCTGCTCAAGGCCAAACTGGGCTGA
- a CDS encoding flagellar motor protein MotB, giving the protein MADEEHDCKCPPPGLPAYMGTFADLMALLMCFFVLLLSFSEMDAMKFKRLAGSMAQAFGVQNKLNVNDIPKGTSIIAQEFSPGTPDPTPINEIWQKTEDVTEMSLEVQCNEEYDVEQGEVSSDAGVKARIRQQLEELIQQTEQDAIDLAQSLHDQIVAGEIEIETEGRKIIIRIREKGSFRSGSAELVGNYADVMEEIRAVLRAKPGKIEVQGHTDNVPIATARYRSNWELSSSRAVSVAQELMRGNEINPRRFQVSGFAETKPLVANDSSENRARNRRVEIVIQQGLDSDLDQADLEVLKEEGQDILRDLNLDPDYMFDLDPSEVF; this is encoded by the coding sequence ATGGCTGACGAAGAACACGACTGCAAATGCCCGCCCCCCGGGCTACCGGCCTATATGGGCACCTTCGCAGACCTGATGGCGCTGCTGATGTGCTTTTTCGTATTGCTGCTGTCTTTTTCCGAAATGGACGCCATGAAATTCAAACGCCTGGCCGGCTCCATGGCGCAGGCTTTTGGCGTGCAGAACAAACTGAATGTCAACGATATTCCCAAAGGCACATCCATCATTGCCCAGGAGTTCAGTCCGGGCACGCCGGACCCCACCCCTATCAATGAAATCTGGCAAAAAACCGAAGACGTCACCGAGATGAGTCTGGAGGTGCAGTGCAACGAGGAGTACGACGTCGAGCAGGGCGAGGTGAGCAGCGATGCAGGTGTGAAAGCGCGCATCCGTCAACAATTGGAAGAGTTGATCCAGCAGACTGAACAGGACGCCATCGACCTCGCTCAATCCCTGCATGACCAGATTGTCGCCGGTGAAATCGAAATCGAGACCGAAGGCCGCAAAATCATTATCCGCATCCGCGAGAAAGGCTCGTTCCGTTCAGGCTCAGCTGAGTTGGTGGGCAATTATGCGGATGTGATGGAAGAGATCCGCGCGGTGTTGCGGGCCAAGCCCGGCAAGATCGAGGTGCAGGGCCACACCGACAATGTACCCATCGCCACCGCCCGCTACCGATCGAACTGGGAGCTTTCCTCCAGCCGTGCGGTGAGTGTGGCGCAGGAGCTGATGCGCGGAAATGAAATCAATCCGCGTCGGTTCCAGGTCTCGGGCTTCGCCGAAACCAAACCGCTGGTGGCCAACGACAGCAGCGAAAACCGCGCGCGCAACCGGCGGGTGGAAATTGTCATCCAACAGGGGCTGGATTCCGATCTGGATCAGGCCGACCTGGAAGTACTGAAAGAAGAGGGGCAGGATATTTTGCGGGATTTGAATCTGGACCCGGACTACATGTTTGACTTAGACCCCAGTGAGGTTTTCTGA
- a CDS encoding multifunctional CCA addition/repair protein, with product MQVYLVGGAVRDQLLGFPFHERDWVVVGATPEHMRAQGYEPVGKDFPVFLHPQTKEEYALARTERKSGPGYTGFTFHTDPSVTLEQDLIRRDLTINAMAQTPEGEIVDPYNGQADLHNKLLRHVSPAFAEDPVRILRIARFAARYSHLGFTVAPETNRLMKAMVDAGEVDHLVAERCWKELVRALAEPNPEVFVQVLRDCGALARIMPELDALWGVPQRPEYHPEVDTGVHTLLTLRQAVLLTPDGETRPRFAALVHDLGKGITPVDQLPRHINHENRGVPLVKAFCSRLGVPKEYRELAIVVCAQHLNCHRALELRPETVLKLFQTLDAFRRPERLPLFVQACMADARGRTGFEHCDYPPAEYLPAAYGAAAAVKAQALVAQGLNGPALGAAIAKARTSAIAEIKARFVAA from the coding sequence GTGCAGGTGTATTTGGTGGGTGGCGCAGTGCGCGACCAGTTGTTGGGCTTTCCATTTCACGAGCGGGATTGGGTGGTGGTAGGTGCCACGCCCGAGCACATGCGTGCGCAAGGCTATGAGCCAGTGGGTAAAGATTTTCCCGTTTTTCTGCACCCGCAAACCAAGGAAGAGTACGCGCTGGCGCGCACGGAGCGGAAGTCCGGGCCTGGCTATACCGGGTTTACTTTTCACACCGATCCGTCAGTGACGCTTGAGCAGGACCTGATCCGCCGCGACCTCACCATTAATGCCATGGCGCAAACCCCAGAGGGCGAAATCGTCGATCCCTATAACGGGCAAGCGGATCTGCACAATAAATTGTTGAGGCATGTGTCACCGGCTTTTGCCGAAGACCCGGTGCGCATTCTGCGCATCGCCCGCTTTGCTGCCCGCTATTCTCACCTGGGCTTCACTGTCGCGCCCGAAACCAATCGGTTAATGAAAGCCATGGTTGATGCCGGCGAAGTGGATCATCTGGTGGCAGAGCGTTGCTGGAAAGAATTGGTGCGGGCACTGGCCGAACCCAATCCCGAGGTGTTCGTGCAGGTGCTGCGTGATTGTGGCGCGCTCGCACGCATTATGCCGGAGCTGGATGCGCTTTGGGGGGTGCCGCAGCGGCCCGAGTACCACCCGGAAGTGGATACCGGCGTGCACACGCTACTGACGCTCAGACAGGCGGTATTGCTCACGCCCGACGGCGAAACCCGTCCCCGCTTTGCCGCCTTGGTGCACGATCTTGGCAAAGGCATTACGCCCGTCGACCAATTACCGCGTCACATCAACCATGAAAACCGGGGCGTGCCGCTGGTGAAAGCCTTTTGCTCTCGCCTTGGGGTGCCCAAAGAGTATCGTGAATTGGCGATCGTGGTGTGCGCCCAGCACCTGAACTGTCATCGCGCGCTGGAGCTCAGACCAGAAACAGTGTTGAAGTTATTCCAGACGCTCGATGCATTCCGGCGCCCGGAACGCCTGCCCCTGTTCGTGCAGGCGTGTATGGCTGATGCGCGCGGGCGCACGGGGTTTGAACACTGCGACTACCCGCCGGCCGAGTATCTGCCCGCGGCCTATGGGGCGGCGGCAGCCGTCAAAGCCCAGGCACTGGTTGCGCAAGGGCTCAATGGCCCCGCGTTGGGCGCCGCCATTGCAAAAGCGCGCACCAGCGCCATCGCTGAGATCAAGGCCCGGTTTGTGGCAGCGTAA
- a CDS encoding exodeoxyribonuclease VII small subunit — MTGRKKPQDFEQSLAALEALVNRMEKGELTLEESLKAFEEGVQLTRECQTRLAEAEQRVNLLLEQDGELQTTPLDPEQ; from the coding sequence ATGACCGGTCGCAAAAAGCCACAGGACTTTGAACAATCGCTCGCGGCGCTGGAAGCGCTGGTAAACCGCATGGAAAAGGGCGAACTGACACTGGAAGAGTCGCTCAAGGCCTTTGAAGAAGGCGTCCAGCTCACGCGCGAATGCCAGACCCGACTGGCCGAGGCCGAGCAGCGGGTCAATCTGCTGCTGGAACAGGATGGCGAACTGCAAACCACGCCGCTCGACCCCGAACAATAA
- the pomA gene encoding flagellar motor protein PomA has translation MDLATLIGLLGTLGLIVTAMLMAGNLGMFADAPSFVIVVCGSVFAVMIKFGLSHYLSAMKIAGKSFMFKSTDPVDLIAEIVELADAARKGGLLSLEGKEVSNQFLQKGIQLLVDGHDPEVVKTLLSKDKALAIERHENGAKIFAGMAETAPAMGMIGTLVGLVAMLSNMDDPKSIGPAMAVALLTTLYGAIMANGIFGPMGDKLKLRASEEALTKSLIIDALLAIQGGQNPRVIDSMLRTYLPEGKREAADAG, from the coding sequence GTGGATTTAGCCACTCTCATCGGTTTATTGGGCACCCTGGGCCTTATTGTTACCGCCATGTTGATGGCCGGGAATCTCGGTATGTTTGCCGACGCCCCGTCCTTTGTCATTGTGGTGTGCGGGTCGGTCTTTGCGGTCATGATCAAGTTTGGTCTCAGCCATTATCTGTCGGCCATGAAGATTGCCGGCAAGAGCTTCATGTTCAAGAGCACCGACCCGGTAGACCTGATTGCCGAAATCGTGGAGCTGGCAGATGCCGCCCGTAAAGGCGGTCTGCTGAGCCTGGAAGGCAAGGAAGTGAGCAATCAGTTTTTGCAAAAGGGCATTCAGTTGCTGGTGGATGGCCACGACCCGGAAGTGGTGAAGACACTGCTGTCGAAAGACAAAGCCCTGGCCATTGAGCGGCACGAGAACGGCGCCAAAATTTTTGCCGGCATGGCGGAAACCGCACCGGCCATGGGCATGATCGGCACACTCGTGGGGCTGGTGGCCATGCTCTCGAACATGGATGACCCCAAGTCCATTGGCCCGGCCATGGCCGTTGCCCTGTTGACCACGCTGTATGGCGCAATCATGGCAAACGGTATTTTCGGGCCCATGGGCGACAAGCTGAAACTCCGCGCCTCCGAAGAAGCGCTCACCAAGAGCCTGATTATCGATGCCTTGCTGGCGATTCAGGGTGGGCAGAATCCGAGGGTGATTGATTCGATGCTGCGCACCTACCTGCCGGAAGGCAAGCGCGAAGCTGCGGACGCGGGTTGA
- the rpsU gene encoding 30S ribosomal protein S21 — MPSVKIKENEPFDVALRRFKRSCEKAGILAEVRRREFYEKPTSVRKREAAAAVKRHAKKMSRENRKFQRLY; from the coding sequence ATGCCATCAGTTAAGATTAAAGAGAACGAGCCCTTTGATGTAGCGCTGCGTCGCTTCAAGCGCTCATGTGAAAAAGCCGGTATTCTGGCCGAAGTACGTCGTCGCGAGTTTTACGAGAAGCCCACGTCTGTACGTAAGCGTGAAGCGGCTGCCGCTGTTAAGCGTCACGCCAAGAAGATGTCACGCGAAAACCGCAAGTTCCAGCGCCTGTACTGA
- the folB gene encoding dihydroneopterin aldolase gives MTDQIMIEGLWIETVIGVYDWERELRQRLLLDLTLTTDIRPAAASDDLGKTLDYKAITDRIIAFAEGSSHQLVETLAEQIAALVQKEFGVTRLTLKLSKPGALPRAQNVAVFIERGR, from the coding sequence ATGACTGACCAGATCATGATCGAAGGCCTGTGGATCGAGACTGTCATCGGCGTGTACGACTGGGAGCGCGAACTGCGCCAACGGCTGCTGTTGGACCTGACGCTGACCACCGATATCCGCCCCGCCGCCGCCAGTGACGACCTGGGTAAAACCCTGGATTACAAAGCCATTACCGATCGCATCATCGCATTTGCCGAAGGGTCATCGCACCAGCTGGTGGAGACCTTAGCGGAGCAAATAGCCGCACTGGTACAAAAAGAATTCGGTGTGACCCGGTTGACGTTAAAGCTCAGCAAGCCCGGCGCCCTGCCGCGCGCGCAGAATGTGGCCGTATTCATCGAGCGTGGCCGTTGA
- a CDS encoding HNH endonuclease, giving the protein MEARILRLNLAGQPIEWIHWQEAVCLYARDLVTWTLGGVVRRVTGGYSQLSGHISRIELPAIMAVGGSHLAPMRTVPPLTNRALFQRDDYRCLYCGKRFSFMQLSRDHVHPTSRGGKDRWQNVVAACKRCNQHKGNHLLSEIDMPLIALPYKPNNAEYLALVNSDRIRGDQMEYLRAQFSSNSRWL; this is encoded by the coding sequence ATGGAAGCGCGTATTCTGCGGTTAAATCTGGCGGGCCAGCCAATCGAGTGGATTCACTGGCAGGAGGCGGTGTGTCTCTATGCCCGGGATCTGGTGACCTGGACATTGGGAGGCGTGGTGCGGCGGGTGACCGGTGGTTACTCGCAGCTGTCCGGTCATATCAGCCGGATCGAGTTACCTGCGATCATGGCCGTTGGCGGCAGTCATCTGGCGCCCATGCGCACAGTGCCCCCGCTCACCAACCGTGCCCTGTTTCAGCGCGACGATTACCGTTGCCTCTACTGCGGCAAACGGTTCAGTTTTATGCAGCTTTCGCGCGACCATGTGCATCCCACCAGCCGCGGCGGCAAAGATCGTTGGCAGAATGTGGTGGCCGCGTGCAAGCGTTGTAATCAGCACAAGGGCAACCACCTGTTGTCTGAAATCGATATGCCGCTGATCGCGTTGCCGTACAAACCCAACAATGCGGAATACCTGGCCCTGGTCAACAGCGACCGCATTCGTGGCGATCAAATGGAATACCTGCGTGCACAGTTCTCCAGTAACAGCCGCTGGCTGTAG
- the folK gene encoding 2-amino-4-hydroxy-6-hydroxymethyldihydropteridine diphosphokinase — MARVFLGLGSNTQKHKHLCAGLDALAQTFGPLDISPVYESLSVGFDGRNFYNLVVGIHTSLDVAALSKALKAIEDANGRLRDGPKFAPRTLDIDILTYDDLVGVYAGVELPRDEVWLNAFVLRPLSELAPDDILPGRSETYAALWQAYSNPSQKLWPVSFIWCGRELSPVAS; from the coding sequence ATGGCACGGGTATTTTTAGGTTTGGGCAGCAATACCCAGAAGCACAAGCACCTTTGTGCCGGGCTGGATGCGCTCGCGCAGACCTTTGGCCCACTCGACATTTCTCCGGTGTATGAAAGCCTGTCTGTGGGCTTTGATGGACGCAATTTTTACAACCTGGTGGTGGGTATCCACACATCACTGGACGTGGCGGCACTGTCAAAAGCCTTAAAAGCCATTGAAGATGCCAACGGCCGCCTGCGCGACGGCCCCAAGTTCGCCCCCCGCACGCTCGATATCGATATTCTCACCTACGACGATCTGGTGGGGGTTTACGCAGGTGTTGAACTGCCCAGGGATGAAGTGTGGCTCAATGCGTTTGTGCTGCGTCCACTATCCGAATTGGCGCCGGACGACATACTGCCCGGTCGGTCCGAAACCTACGCAGCCCTGTGGCAAGCCTACAGCAACCCGTCACAAAAACTCTGGCCCGTCAGTTTTATCTGGTGCGGACGCGAGCTCAGCCCCGTCGCGTCCTGA